The DNA segment AGCTCAGAGCctaaccgagcctcgagctcctctatttttcaCGCTTGAACCGAGCTTTTCTCCTTCAGAAGTTGAAGTTGACCTTCGgacgatgataattgggctcgagcagcctcTTTCTCTGTAGCAAagtggtccataccttctttccacttcaagGACTACGCCTTTATCACATTGACCTCCTCACGGagcttcccgatcatctcaagtttttgctgcagctgtgagaccgaaatattagccaccgttccagtatcgagcccataggcttttaataatatcattacctgctcggtctgatcggtctgatcttggtgagccttggccaacttagctcggaggtccttgatttcCTCTTCCCTTTGCCCTAAGAGGAGTTTAAGGGTGTTCCTCTCCTCCGTAACCTGTTAAAGGTCAACCTCGTATCGACGCAGTTCGGCTCAAtaccgagaacatgcttctcgataaACCGCTGGGGCCcacaaagaaagaaggaaaaaagttAGAAAAGAATACCAAACATAAAATTGGTATCAACGAAGGGAGTTAGAGCTTAACCGATTTAGAGCTTATTACACTTCACAGAAAAGGCCTGACACATCACTAGGGCCAGCAACATCCTCGACGCCAGTAAACAAATCACAGAAGGGGTCCTCCCCTTCATGAGATCGGTTTATTTCGAGGGCctccaaagcttgggcttcccgaatcgccccttcgGAAAAGGCAGGAAGAGTGGGagagtctccgattactattgccccaagtgaCTCGCTTCAGGCGTTCTCCTCAGTTCTGAGAGCTTCAGGACCGACCCCTTCTAATATACCCACAATTTGTTGACTTCAGTGGGAAGCATCCTCGACCTCTAACGATTTGGGGACTCTACCTGAACCTTCTTCCGATATCTCCTCAGCTCGAGGCAGAGCTTTATAAATCACTATCGATGTAGCTGCCTTTGGGggcatcgatggttttcttcaTTCGGGCCACCAGCACGGATTCGTcgttttcttcttcctcctcgTCTTCACCCCTTAGATGTAGAACTGATTCCATGGTTAAAGGGATGGTATTCTTCCTCGGCTTATGAGCCATCCTCgtcttcggttttggatcttcggatgaagaggccctttttctcttattatcctTCACCGATTTTGGAACAGAGATCGAAGCCTCTTCCTCGCCAGGCgggggcctcaaaaccgcatctttgcccacacctacatatgaaaaaattaatttaaatatataGAAAGCATCTCGTTCGAATTGCCAAAGATACGAGAAATAGGCTTACCATAattttttggcctcccatcggccctttgacaaatcacgccataagcgctcggcatatgtggaggtcgaagcaAGATTCCGAACCTAGTTCTTGAGGTCGGAAactgcaccgggcatccaaggaaccgctgcatcacaaaagggggatatcggtgagaaaagaaataaagggtcaaaatagtaggagataacaacagaattacacttacgcttcatgttccactcctcggaaaatggcatcttttcagtcggaatcaggtccgaagtcttcactcgaatgaacctgcccatccagcctcgatccttgtcctcgtctatgctcgagaaaaGAACCTTGGTAGCCCagcgctgaagttttattaatccGCCTCGAAAGAGGCGAGGGCAGTACAATCGAATGatatggtcgagggtgaaaggcatcccctcgattttatTCACGAAGTAacggatcaaaataacgatccgccaaaaagaaggatggatctcgcctagggttatttggtattgacgacataaatcaataataacagggtcgaggggacctaacgtgaaagggtaagtatacacacttaaaaatgctttcacgtaagtggtgatatcttcttCATAAGACGGGATTACTATTTCTTTAttctcccaattgcaatctttctttagctgtTCGAGGTGCCCatcggttatcgaacacatatacctcgatactggctcacatcgGCCGGGAACCGACGAGtctttatcgaccttaaaatcagaggtaagaaCACAAGCCCCAGGAatgcactcctcaggccgtggctcCACCGGTATTTTATCGGCGGCAGgctgtgaagaagaagctttttctttctgaggaatgatttttgatattttcgccatttttggatttaaagatcGAAAATAGAAGGAGGTAACAAAGATTTGGTCTTTTTGAAGAGAGATTTTGCAGTGAAAAATCACAGATTTACAGATAAACTCAGAAGATGcaagaaataattttataaaatttggaGATTGGAGACGCAAAAGTAGTAAATGGTAAAGAAGGGGACTATTTACAGAGTAAGCAACGTCAGTTCAGTATCAACAGCAGCCGACCATcgtctgacacacattaaatgccttAAAAAACTAAACCGACAGGACAGCTTCACGTGCGTCATGATCGAGTCCGATGTAAACGTCAGCTTATATCTGATCGAGCCgttgggaaatcatatcgtttctcgccacatccttcttgagaaacgagggaactatctgtatacggtcgaaactgaTTTCGGCATTCGTACGTCTAATCGAGATGGGAACATAACAGACCGAAGAAAGTCTTCATGATATCGAGATGGGATCCGAAGAATGGGATCCGAAGAAGGCATAAACGAGCTTCAAGTTTCAGGAACAGgtcaaataccgagctcgaaatcattatcgagctcgggtccgaatcgaactatgatgagatatAATGGAATCGAGCTTAAAGGTGAGAGACCAACCAATACCGAGCCCAAGTCACTACCGGACCCCAAGTCGGCTTTAAGCTCAAACCCGCATCGAGCTCTAAAATTGGAAACCGACCAATACtgagtccgatcaagatcgagctcatagacaagagccgttacagccgcactaaaggagagaatctcggcgggaattaaggaaaagttaatttatcatgggttcccactatgtatttttaattatatctaaagtaggatcctcaCACTATAAAAGATGGCTATATTTATGTAAAGGGGCAAGTTTTACCATACATTGTAACTCAGATATCATATACTCCCATATTGAAGAATTATCTTTTTTTAGCTTCAtaagattgattcatcttgcttaatccataaatcatcctcttttcaactttgcttatttttcatccTTACAATCAATATTCGATATTCTTATTTACtctacgatttgtgtcaagttataccacatatccttagaactacgtacaaattcaactctatccgtttttcgggtaaatagtATTGTTGCTTAAAATTATATTATTCACGATACAACGTCCCATATATATATCGTTCACTCAACAAGCCCCCAACTCCGTTagcttttctctttttgttttttcgaCAGAAAATGTATTGTTTCCATTTATTATAGCCTAATAGCACTTACAATAAATGAAAACAATACATATATTTTCAATATAATCTGATTATATTATGCAAGGTTTATGTTTGTGCATCTTTTGAAATGGAGATCACTAAATATTTTGTAGCAAGAATGGATCTTCTACCTATTTGAAGTGACGTAAGAGTGAACAATGTTCATTTTAAAAGATTTTTCGTAAGTGGAGCGAAGAAAGATTTATTAGAAAAATAAGCATAAAATTTGCAAATCTATTTGAAGATGTTATCAGAGAAGAAATTACTGAAAAGAAGAAATTGATGTTGGTATATATATTGCCTCAATTGGGTTTATAAATGGGTAATTCATAATTGAGCGGGCTAGCCACTTTTAAATTTTGTAATTGAAAAATATATTGTCACGGAGTTTTAAATTTTAGGAGTGAAATTCTATGATAATATTCTGAAGTttcatatttaaaattttaaactccATGTCAGTGGTTATTGTTCAATTATAGGGGTTGAAAAGTAGGTGGTTTGCGCTATTACACGGATAAATTTACTCAGTGCGCACAAAGTACTCACCCAAAGAGCAGAGGCTGTGGCAAAGGTTGTAACAGCTGCAATTTTTTTCTCTCACCAAAAAAAAAGTAGGTATTCGTGAATTTATTCGTTTAAATATGGGACAGACCGTGCTAATTTTAAGGCTTTACTTTATGTCTAAATTGACAGTTACTTTACattattttcaatttaaaactttTTTTGCGAAACGATATGTAGATGACATACTATGCTAAAAGTGTCCATCACTGCTTCTGACAACAAcgaatataaaaaataaaataaaattgtcaACATGACATTCAAATTACCAAGCTAGTTCAGTCATTTCACTATTTTCTCCCATAATACACTAGAGTTTTTGTTTGCTTTTTAACGACACAATATTGAACAAATTTCATTTGTAGCCGGCCGGTGAAAACAATTATCATTCGCTAGCTATGAATTAAGCCATACAATTTATAGCTCCAAACAAATTATAATGGCTAGCCTAAATTGGTCTTCTAACACTTGCATAATTTAGAATAGCACGAGCCCATTTACGTAGCTTGAATTCATCTTCTTTGGACTACTATATCCTATTTATTTTGTCTTTTATTTGGGTtgttcttttatttcttgttccaaGCTATACGAATAACATGTTCCATATCTTTTCCTcttatttgaaagtatatatccTCATAGAAAATATGTGACTTGGCCATAATTAATTTTTGTCTTAACCTCATCATGTTTGATTTTTTGCTTCGGTACCACGCTAAAGATAATAACAAGCAAGTTTAAGAGCTATAAATATTATGTGTTTTTCACTTTGAATGAGAGCTTTATATACACAAAGTACTTGTAATTAATTGATTTTCGTTGATGCTACCTACAAAGTTTCTGTCTTTTTCGAATTGATGGTTAAGGACTCAAAGCCTTATGTATTGTAGACCAGAATAACAAGAGGAAATACTTTATACTCTATGCgttttatttaactattttaacacgaaatttaataaagaaagaagtaTATTCAAAACTTGTAGTTTTAAATATGCCATTGAGTTTTTTTTTGGATAATAGCGTTCGAGATACATTAATGATACATTGTAAAATGCACGATACactttatatatacaaaatttatacattgTAGAGCAGTCTATACACTTTGGATACACAAAAGCACTCGTGATACATTAATAATACATTTTGGATACATTGTAAGATGCACGATATActctatatacaaattttatgcaATGTAtgtactaaatagactgtcactatacaaaaaatatattaaaatagactgtcactatataatttatatacagtagattgtcattatacaaaatatatacaaaatagactgtcactatataaaaattGGGTGTGCGCTTGTATATAGAGATGAAAAAGGAAAACTTGGATATCACTGAATATCCATTATGCATAACGttgaaatatatacaaaatagactgtcactatacaaaaaatatactaaatagactgtcgctatacaaaatatatataaaataggctgtcactatacaaaaaatatataaaatagactgtcactatacaaaatatatacaaaatagactgtcatcaTATACAAAATGTATAAAATAGACTATCattgtataatttatatacaatagactgtcactgtacaaaaaaaatactaaatagactgttactatacaaaatatatacaaaatagactgtcactatataaaatatatacaaaatagacatttCGGACTATTAGATATAATATATTTGGGCCGAAGGGACATTTCGTGTCAATGTGAAAaaatatgggctattaaaattttgaggggctatagaaGGTCATTTTCTCAACAATATTTCCAACAACCAAGGTAGTGTTGGGATTGGGCCAGTGGCATAAATATATGGCTTATTTCATTTTTAGCCCTCGCCAAAAACTATTATATTCGTTAACTGAAAAAGGTATagaatttgtataatttttgtgtttaacatacagaatatatatatatatatatatatataaatatatttttttggctattatATTGAGAgtggctatacaatgtcattttctcaTAAATATAGTCTCCCATGGGTCTCTTAGAGGTAATTTTCTTCCTCAACAAAAGGAGAGAAAGCAAAGTGCTATACTTGCAACTAGGCGCCTGTTTGTGGGCCTTTGTGAATTGGGTCAAATGTTCAGATCATTTATGGGCCTAGATTTGTTCAAATCAGGCCTAGGTCATATAGAATAATATAAACACTACTCTtcccgtttcaatttatatgtcATATTTTAATGGAGAATGGAATTAAAAGTAAGACCTCTAAATATTTAAATGGCATACAAAAAAATTACGGTTAAAGCATAACTTGTTTTACTCTTGAAATCTGAATACCATCACATTAATTGTGACAGAGGGAAtatgaaaattatgaaaaattctcATAAGAAAACACATGTACCAAGCTCTTTATTAGCTTTACAAAAGAAGCAACAAAACACATTTGGACATTCTAATTTATTAGCTGAATCTTTTCACAGAAAAGTAAACAAATCATATCAAAAAAGCTTTTTTTTGGGAAATAAAAACACCAAAGTTATAGGAAAACCGTTTCGGGTAAATACAATAAATCGTAACGGGCAAATCCGTGCAATGTAGAATTCAACAAACGGTATATTTTCGCGGGAGTCCACGGAAATGGCGGTAAAACCTAACAGATAAACGCGTGTCACTTTCTGATTCGTTGCTTTCCTCACCTAGTCGGCTATGTATCGATATTAACATTTAACATCACCTATGTACGTTTTCCCGCGCTAAAGTTAGGGTTTATAGCTGCAGAAcggaacaaataaaaaaaaaaagcaaaaaaccaAAGAAAGCTTTAGAGATAGAAAGAGAAAGTGAAAATAAGAACAAGGAGAAAATTAGGGTTCTTTTTGGCTTGTGTGAAATTCACTAATTCAGATCTAATTCTTCAGATCTGATACATTATTGTTCCCTTTAGTgcaaaattttcagattttgggGTTGTTTTTGCAATTAGTGATAAAGATGGTGGAGCTGAATAATTGTTCTAATTCTGAAGAGAATGGTTGTGTTGATTCTCTTGAAGTTCGATTCACAGATTTCTGCaaggtttgtttgtttgtttttgcttttcttgtttattttgtttgttttaatttcaatttctttgattttgattttggaatTTGACATTAGTTTCCAAGTGCTTCAGTTAAAAATTGATTCTTTTGTTTACTTACTAATTTTGTTCTTGTTTCAGTTAAAAGAACAAAATttgttcttttttattatttggttATTTTGTTGTTACAAGATTGTTCGTTTATTTACTTTTGTAATTCTTATAAAAGTTTCAGTGAAACCTCATACACCCAATACTTTCCACTTTTTGTTTTACAATTATATTCCTTTAtccatatttttatttgaaaaaaagacCTTCTTTTGGTTATTTATTCTTGCAATTTGTCCTTTTCTTGTATTCCgtaattatgaaaaaaaaactttttgtaTATGGTGTGTTCAAATTAATCTTTAAGCGGggtttttgtttaatatttttgtttatttttaacatttattGTTTGATTTTACAGAATGGATTGTCCATGGGTGAAAGCTTTGTGACTGAAGCAACAAAGCTGTTTAATGACAGTAAACATCTTTTACTGTCAAATAACTCTACTATTGGAGTTATAACGGTAACTCCCGTGATATGCTCTCTTTGTTTTGCATATCATAAATTTGTTTGATTACCcgaattttataaaaaatacatactatgaattgattctgagttcttgaTCAGCAGGAGGGTGTTGAACGGTATTGGTTTGTGTTTGTTCTGTACTCGGTAAAGAGATTAAGTGAGAAGGAAGTGGGAAATTCGAGTAATGGGAATGAAGGAAATGCATTTTCTTTGTGCCAGATTTTACGAGGGGCTAAACTCAAGTgggtattttttttccttctaattttCAATATCCTATTTGTTTTCATGTAGAAGTCTTGATTTACCGAGGTTCTTGTTAATTTTGTTTCGTTTGTTGTAGTGTTGTAGACTTCTTCAAAGAACTTCCGCAATTTATTCTAAAAGTTGGTCCAACATTAAGCAATCTGTACGGTTCAGATTGGGAGAAGAGACTTGAGGTAATGATGTTGTGGAGGATTAGTCTTGTGTTCTGAAGCTATTTACGTTTCTGTTGGCTCAATTGAAATCTATCTGTAGTTAGCAATATGTTatgtttttgtttgttgttttaagCATCTATTGATGGCtttctatttgtttaaattgttgtACTAGGCAAAGGAATTGCAGACCAACTTCGTGCATTTGAGCCTTTTAAGCAAGTGGGTACTCTTTCATGCACTAGTTTCCTCTACTTATGAAGCTTTGTGGTATTTTACAGTATCATAAATGTTGGTAGATTAAGCATTTCTGCTGAACAACTTCGTAATCTTAATCTAGTTTGATATAAGAAATCTTTTGAACGTCATATTTGATGCAGTAGGTCAAGTATCCTGTCTGGTTTCTCCTGGTGCTTAGCTTGTATTTCTTGAGGGCATGATAGTATTTTCCTATCTTAGCGTCTTCTCTATAATACAGAACGTGCCCAGATGACTTAGATAAGAGTATGAATGAGCCAGCTATCTGAACCAACCTGACCTCCCATTTCCTTATGTTTTTAGGTACTACAAGCGAGCGTACCAAGAACTGTTTCTGGCTAGTGGTAACAACGAAGATAAGCCCTCTGCTACTTCTAGTTCTGCTATCCACTTGCCGCAATATTATCGTTTTGGCTGGTTGCTATTTCTTTCACTTCGCATCCATGTATTCAGCCGCTTCAAGGACCTTGTGACATGCACAAATGGTTTAGTTTCGGTGCTGGTAAGTTTCTCAACAATTTAGTTGAATGTTTGGATTGTCTGATTTCTTTTGTTTATATGTTCATGTTGTACTGCGCATGCATTATAGACAGTATAACTTGTGCGCAATGTTGCTAAAGTTGTGTTGAAGCCCTCAAAAAAGGTGCATGTTAGGTTAGGTGCTTCGTATTACTTAGGTGTTGTTTAATACAGACGCCAACGTGCTGAGGTGGATCTCATTGGAGACAGCATTTTTTCTTGGAAATTGATAAATTATATGAGGCCAATAGGTTGCTTTAGCTACAACTTTGCATTTAAACCAGCTGACCTTGGCACATTTCTACTCTTTTTGTCTTTGACATCACTGGCATAACAGTCTTGCAATTTTATGGATTGGATAGTACCATGTTGCTCTTATGAGATATTTGATGTGTCTGACTACTGGCTTCATAAAACCTTGTGCAGGCAATCTTAATAATACATGTACCTGTCCGCTTCAGAAATTTCAACATCAATGACTCCTCACGGTTTGGTAATTATCTATGTATATTAAGCATTAAAAGAGTAGGGTTTTGGTCCAATACCTCTTCAACTTTTGTTCCATGATCCTGTTGTGACCTTATACTAATGCTGATTTTGTTACAGTTAAGAAAGGAGACAAAGTGGACTTGCTTGCATCATTAGGCAAAATTTATCAGACCTCAATAGATGACTTAAGGGAGACCATGGATAAAGTTAACTATCTAATAAcagaaaagttgaagaagaaaccttGTTTGGCCTCAGAATTTAGGACGGAGAACCTGGACAACCTTGACACAGGTTTGTCTCAAAATCAGTGATGTCTCGCTTTTTCTCCGAGTCGGTGCTTTTACTGAAAGTTAGAATTTTTATTGCAGATGGTTTAACCTATTTTGAAGATTTAATGGAAGAATCATGTTTACCTTCCAGTGTAAGTATACTGGAGAAGGATTACAGTGATGCAATACAGAACAAGGGTGAATTGGATGAGAGGATTTTTGTCAATGAGGAGGATAGCTTGCTGGGTTCCGGAAGCTTGTCTGGAGGTGTTGTCAACATGAATGGAGTCAAGGTTTGTTGGATATCTTCCTGATTTATTGAGGCCATAATGCAGTAAGCACTCTTTGAAACCATTTTTgtttgtcttctgtttgtgtagAGGAAATTTGATGCAATGGCTTCCCCAGCAAAAACGGTTACAAGTACACTCTCTCCTTACCGTTCTCCAAATTGTGCTAACTCAAAGATGACGGTAGCTACACCTGTAAGCACAGCGATGACAACTGCCAGGTGGTTGCGTACTGTCATAGCTCCGCTACAGCCAAAACCTTCAGCAGAGCTGGAGAGATTCTTGTCCTCCTGTGACAGAGATGTAACAGCTGACGTGATCCGGAGAGCTCAGATTATTCTCGAGGCTATATTTCCAAGTAGTGGTCCTGCGGAACATTGTGCAGCTGGTGGGAGCCTGCAAAGTACGAGCTTAATGGACAACATATGGGCAGAGCAACGTAGATCCGAGGCTTTGAAGCTGTATTATAGGGTTCTGCAGACTATGTGCACTGCAGAATCCCAGATTTTGAATGGGAACAATTTAACTTCGTTGCTAACGAATGAGAGGTTTCATAGATGTATGCTTGCCTGTTCAGCTGAACTGGTTCTTGCCACTCACAAAACAGTTACTATGCTGTTTCCTGCTGTCTTAGAGAGAACAGGAATCACAGCTTTCGATCTCAGTAAGGTGATAGAGAGCTTCATCAGGCATGAAGAAAGTCTTCCTCGAGAACTGAGACGGCATTTGAATTCACTTGAAGAACGACTCTTGGAGAGCATGGTTTGGGAAAAAGGATCTTCAATGTACAACTCTTTGGCTGTCGCAAAACCATCACTTGCTGCAGAAATCAATCGCACGGGCTTGTTGGCTGAACCAATG comes from the Nicotiana tabacum cultivar K326 chromosome 14, ASM71507v2, whole genome shotgun sequence genome and includes:
- the LOC107777437 gene encoding retinoblastoma-related protein 1 (The RefSeq protein has 1 substitution compared to this genomic sequence), producing the protein MVELNNCSNSEENGCVDSLEVRFTDFCKNGLSMGESFVTEATKLFNDSKHLLLSNNSTIGVITEGVERYWFVFVLYSVKRLSEKEVGNSSNGNEGNAFSLCQILRGAKLNVVDFFKELPQFILKVGPTLSNLYGSDWEKRLEAKELQTNFVHLSLLSKYYKRAYQELFLASGNNEDKPSATSSSAIHLPQYYRFGWLLFLSLRIHVFSRFKDLVTCTNGLVSVLAILIIHVPVRFRNFNINDSSRFVKKGDKVDLLASLGKIYQTSIDDLRETMDKVNYLITEKLKKKPCLASEFRTENLDNLDTDGLTYFEDLMEESCLPSSVSILEKDYSDAIQNKGELDERIFVNEEDSLLGSGSLSGGVVNMNGVKRKFDAMASPAKTVTSTLSPYRSPNCANSKMTVATPVSTAMTTARWLRTVIAPLQPKPSAELERFLSSCDRDVTADVIRRAQIILEAIFPSSGPAEHCAAGGSLQSTSLMDNIWAEQRTSEALKLYYRVLQTMCTAESQILNGNNLTSLLTNERFHRCMLACSAELVLATHKTVTMLFPAVLERTGITAFDLSKVIESFIRHEESLPRELRRHLNSLEERLLESMVWEKGSSMYNSLAVAKPSLAAEINRTGLLAEPMPSLDAIAMHINLSSGSLPPLPSLHKNNLAPNGQIGDIRSPKKVCSEYRSVLVERNSFTSPVKDRFLALNNIKSKFPPPALQSAFASPTRPNPGGGGETCAETAINVFFGKIVKLAAVRINGMIERLQLSQQIRETVYCLFQKILSQRTSLFFNRHIDQIILCSFYGVAKRTGADHVDIITFYNEMFIPSVKPLLVELAPAGNAEKNNHNDGQGPASPKPSPFPKLPDMSPKKVSAVHNVYVSPLRASKMDALISHSSKSYYACVGESTHAYQSPSKDLDVINNRLNGNRKLRGALNFDVDAGLVSDSIVANSLYLQNGNCRSPVAHVKTEQPES
- the LOC107777437 gene encoding retinoblastoma-related protein 1 isoform X1; the protein is MVELNNCSNSEENGCVDSLEVRFTDFCKNGLSMGESFVTEATKLFNDSKHLLLSNNSTIGVITQEGVERYWFVFVLYSVKRLSEKEVGNSSNGNEGNAFSLCQILRGAKLNVVDFFKELPQFILKVGPTLSNLYGSDWEKRLEAKELQTNFVHLSLLSKYYKRAYQELFLASGNNEDKPSATSSSAIHLPQYYRFGWLLFLSLRIHVFSRFKDLVTCTNGLVSVLAILIIHVPVRFRNFNINDSSRFVKKGDKVDLLASLGKIYQTSIDDLRETMDKVNYLITEKLKKKPCLASEFRTENLDNLDTDGLTYFEDLMEESCLPSSVSILEKDYSDAIQNKGELDERIFVNEEDSLLGSGSLSGGVVNMNGVKRKFDAMASPAKTVTSTLSPYRSPNCANSKMTVATPVSTAMTTARWLRTVIAPLQPKPSAELERFLSSCDRDVTADVIRRAQIILEAIFPSSGPAEHCAAGGSLQSTSLMDNIWAEQRRSEALKLYYRVLQTMCTAESQILNGNNLTSLLTNERFHRCMLACSAELVLATHKTVTMLFPAVLERTGITAFDLSKVIESFIRHEESLPRELRRHLNSLEERLLESMVWEKGSSMYNSLAVAKPSLAAEINRTGLLAEPMPSLDAIAMHINLSSGSLPPLPSLHKNNLAPNGQIGDIRSPKKVCSEYRSVLVERNSFTSPVKDRFLALNNIKSKFPPPALQSAFASPTRPNPGGGGETCAETAINVFFGKIVKLAAVRINGMIERLQLSQQIRETVYCLFQKILSQRTSLFFNRHIDQIILCSFYGVAKRTGADHVDIITFYNEMFIPSVKPLLVELAPAGNAEKNNHNDGQGPASPKPSPFPKLPDMSPKKVSAVHNVYVSPLRASKMDALISHSSKSYYACVGESTHAYQSPSKDLDVINNRLNGNRKLRGALNFDVDAGLVSDSIVANSLYLQNGNCRSPVAHVKTEQPES